One region of Corvus cornix cornix isolate S_Up_H32 chromosome 14, ASM73873v5, whole genome shotgun sequence genomic DNA includes:
- the BRAT1 gene encoding BRCA1-associated ATM activator 1 isoform X3 produces the protein MSDPQSRFVARARRRFAMTRECAVLLPGVCAALADPRQPGLDDTCLEKLLDWFRSLTWFDPTVELLQDNPCLTELITSVLALPDPSPSILSFTLQLAGILASSESRFQHLQEKLLGRLFGQEGPRGGAAWEDASVRSGWVKGVHSMVHHQPALHFLCSTGGMDVIFALQGDPSLFVASAASQLLVHILTFSLESETLKALSAKDCDWPVCAQMIVKHIEESLQSSSASHIEQSLKLLNSLFSSYFGSCYAAWTEVLWLDVAKQIESFLLEEAVQAQPVLANLLLNVARSPVFCGSEGSFWALITSALEHLTPVQAGPLAVGLLKLCKCPQDVRIQALTVLLQPMDCILRAASQPLEYAGTVVTEKLEACLPVFQVSGADKTGGKRVGEVKEGSSVCGLLDESVSDPVTVESLLSSKTSCAGLLCQTLAHLEKLLSLKHLRVDLPCASLLRSLMTILQFCNGFLSPASPLGRTISQNLINCFRVQKSALDVLAALSEKKDCDTLIGSLFDVLLAYLHSPNTSPTVLKKTFQATSKWLVHLQELSCSNSQWQQTEKILEDQKEFKQCLLSPEVLRLTENLLEDPESYVRASAVTAVGHLAFITCFAPESPATGNLYNKENTVAKLQEILSTDSEGFPRRAVISIFTTWLREGCTGQPEDTEQFVSRVIQTVEHDLDWEVRLGGLELVEVFCSQTICQLSQCPYAPVSSAVTSSTPQNELLQVFCRAKLFGFLFRSLCDCDKPVGQRACDVLIGLRGHFYPTSTLENPQEIEDSPAGRGIAWLQRTLRQGSLAQNFPTDGGDGVDFQDPGSMMLALGAIDLLELHDELNKSSDHVEESPQSLLQDILATVGTIEDNEVDCY, from the exons ATGTCCGACCCCCAGTCCCGGTTCGTGGCCCGGGCTCGCCGCCGCTTCGCCATGACCCGCGAGTGCGCCGTGTTGCTGCCCGGCGTCTGCGCTGCCCTGGCCGACCCGCGGCAGCCCGGCCTCGACGACACCTGCCTGGAGAAACTGCTGGACTGGTTCCGCAGCCTGACGTGGTTCG ATCCgactgtggagctgctgcaggacaaCCCGTGTCTGACAGAGCTCATCACCTCCGTGCTGGCCTTGCCGGATCCCAGCCCCAGCATCCTGTCCTTTACCCTGCAGTTAGCTGGGATCCTCGCCTCTTCTGAAAGCCGCTTCCAGCACCTGCAG gagaagctgctggggaGGCTCTTTGGCCAGGAGGGGCCGCGGGGCGGTGCGGCGTGGGAGGACGCGTCGGTGCGCAGCGGCTGGGTGAAGGGTGTGCACAGCATGGTGCACCACCAGCCTGCCCTGCACTTCCTCTGCTCCACGG GAGGCATGGATGTGATCTTCGCTCTGCAAGGGGATCCCAGCCTGTTTGTGGCTTcagctgccagccagctcctggtgcACATCCTCACCTTCTCCCTAGAGtctgaaacactgaaagctCTCAGTGCAAAGGACTGTGACTGGCCAGTATGTGCCCAGATGATTGTAAAGCACATAGAAGAGTCACTTCagtccagctctgcctctcacaTCGAGCAGTCACTGAAGCTGTTGAACAGTTTGTTCAGCAGCTATTTTGGCAGTTGTTATGCTGCATGGACTGAAGTCCTTTGGTTAGATGTAGCAAAGCAAATCGAATCCTTtctgctggaggaggctgttCAAGCACAGCCCGTGCTGGCCAATCTTTTGCTTAACGTGGCACG gTCACCTGTGTTTTGTGGCTCTGAAGGCAGCTTTTGGGCATTAATAACTTCTGCTCTGGAACACTTAACCCCAGTACAAGCAGGTCCTCTGGCAGTGGGACTTCTGAAGCTCTGCAAATG CCCACAAGATGTCAGGATTCAGGCACTGACTGTTCTGCTTCAGCCAATGGACTGTATTTTGAGAGCAGCCTCCCAGCCTCTGGAATACGCAGGTACAGTTGTGACAGAAAAGTTAGAGGCCTGCTTGCCAGTGTTTCAAGTGTCTGGTGCAGacaaaactggaggaaaaagagTAGGAGAAGTCAAGGAGGGTAGCAGTGTTTGTG GTTTGCTGGATGAGTCTGTTAGTGATCCTGTCACTGTTGAAAGTCTTCTGTCCTCCAAGACATCTTGTGCTGGTCTCCTGTGTCAGACCCTtgctcacctggagaagctgctgtctCTG AAACATTTAAGAGTGGATTTACCCTGTGCGTCCTTGCTGCGCTCTCTCATGACAATTTTACAGTTCTGCAATGGCTTCTTGAGCCCAGCTTCTCCTCTGGGAAGAACAATAAGCCAGAATTTGATCAATTGCTTCAGAGTGCAAAAGTCAGCTCTTGATGTCCTTGCAGCACTCTCAGAGAAGAAAG acTGTGACACCCTCATAGGAAGTCTATTTGATGTTCTTCTGGCATATCTGCACAGTCCAAACACCAGCCCTACG GTTCTAAAGAAAACCTTTCAAGCTACATCCAAGTGGTTGGTGCACTTGCAGGAACTGTCCTGCTCCAACAGTCAGTGGCAACAAACTGAGAAGATTTTGGAAG ACCAGAAGGAGTTCAAGCAGTGTCTCCTGTCCCCAGAGGTGCTGAGGCTCACAGAAAACCTGCTGGAGGATCCAGAGAGCTACGTGCGAGCGAGTGCTGTGACTGCGGTGGGACACCTGGCCTTCATTACTTGCTTTGCTCCAGAGTCACCTGCCACAGGCAATCTGTATAACAAAGAG AACACTGTAGCAAAGCTTCAGGAAATCTTGTCAACAGACTCAGAGGGCTTTCCTAGGAGGGCTGTGATCAGCATCTTCACCACGTGGCTGAGAGAAGGCTGCACGGGTCAGCCTGAGGATACAGAGCAGTTTGTCTCTAGAGTCATCCAGACCGTGGAGCATGACTTAGACTGGGAAGTCAGACTTGGTGGTTTGGAACTGGTTGAAGTTTTCTGTAGTCAGACCATTTGCCAGCTTTCCCAATGTCCCTATGCTCCTGTCTCCTCTGCAGTCACAAGTTCCACCCCTCAGaatgagctgctgcaggtgtttTGTCGAGCAaagctgtttgggtttttgtttcgATCTTTGTGTGACTGTGACAAACCCGTGGGGCAGAGAGCCTGTGATGTGCTGATTGGCTTAAGAGGTCATTTCTACCCCACGAGTACTTTGGAGAATCCACAAGAGATTGAAGATTCACCTGCAGGACGTGGCATTGCCTGGTTACAGAGGACACTAAGACAGGGTTCTCTGGCCCAGAACTTCCCCACGGATGGTGGTGATGGGGTGGATTTCCAAGATCCAGGGAGCATGATGTTAGCTTTGGGTGCAATAGACTTACTGGAGCTACATGATGAGCTAAATAAAAGTAGTGACCATGTGGAAGAAAGCCCTCAGTCTCTCTTACAGGACATCCTTGCTACTGTGGGGACCATAGAGGATAATGAAGTTGACTGTTACTGA
- the BRAT1 gene encoding BRCA1-associated ATM activator 1 isoform X1 gives MSDPQSRFVARARRRFAMTRECAVLLPGVCAALADPRQPGLDDTCLEKLLDWFRSLTWFDPTVELLQDNPCLTELITSVLALPDPSPSILSFTLQLAGILASSESRFQHLQEKLLGRLFGQEGPRGGAAWEDASVRSGWVKGVHSMVHHQPALHFLCSTGGMDVIFALQGDPSLFVASAASQLLVHILTFSLESETLKALSAKDCDWPVCAQMIVKHIEESLQSSSASHIEQSLKLLNSLFSSYFGSCYAAWTEVLWLDVAKQIESFLLEEAVQAQPVLANLLLNVARSPVFCGSEGSFWALITSALEHLTPVQAGPLAVGLLKLCKCPQDVRIQALTVLLQPMDCILRAASQPLEYAGTVVTEKLEACLPVFQVSGADKTGGKRVGEVKEGSSVCGLLDESVSDPVTVESLLSSKTSCAGLLCQTLAHLEKLLSLKHLRVDLPCASLLRSLMTILQFCNGFLSPASPLGRTISQNLINCFRVQKSALDVLAALSEKKDCDTLIGSLFDVLLAYLHSPNTSPTVLKKTFQATSKWLVHLQELSCSNSQWQQTEKILEDVFLVLQKHLCSPCWEVRDSSLEFLTAIVKCLRDQKEFKQCLLSPEVLRLTENLLEDPESYVRASAVTAVGHLAFITCFAPESPATGNLYNKENTVAKLQEILSTDSEGFPRRAVISIFTTWLREGCTGQPEDTEQFVSRVIQTVEHDLDWEVRLGGLELVEVFCSQTICQLSQCPYAPVSSAVTSSTPQNELLQVFCRAKLFGFLFRSLCDCDKPVGQRACDVLIGLRGHFYPTSTLENPQEIEDSPAGRGIAWLQRTLRQGSLAQNFPTDGGDGVDFQDPGSMMLALGAIDLLELHDELNKSSDHVEESPQSLLQDILATVGTIEDNEVDCY, from the exons ATGTCCGACCCCCAGTCCCGGTTCGTGGCCCGGGCTCGCCGCCGCTTCGCCATGACCCGCGAGTGCGCCGTGTTGCTGCCCGGCGTCTGCGCTGCCCTGGCCGACCCGCGGCAGCCCGGCCTCGACGACACCTGCCTGGAGAAACTGCTGGACTGGTTCCGCAGCCTGACGTGGTTCG ATCCgactgtggagctgctgcaggacaaCCCGTGTCTGACAGAGCTCATCACCTCCGTGCTGGCCTTGCCGGATCCCAGCCCCAGCATCCTGTCCTTTACCCTGCAGTTAGCTGGGATCCTCGCCTCTTCTGAAAGCCGCTTCCAGCACCTGCAG gagaagctgctggggaGGCTCTTTGGCCAGGAGGGGCCGCGGGGCGGTGCGGCGTGGGAGGACGCGTCGGTGCGCAGCGGCTGGGTGAAGGGTGTGCACAGCATGGTGCACCACCAGCCTGCCCTGCACTTCCTCTGCTCCACGG GAGGCATGGATGTGATCTTCGCTCTGCAAGGGGATCCCAGCCTGTTTGTGGCTTcagctgccagccagctcctggtgcACATCCTCACCTTCTCCCTAGAGtctgaaacactgaaagctCTCAGTGCAAAGGACTGTGACTGGCCAGTATGTGCCCAGATGATTGTAAAGCACATAGAAGAGTCACTTCagtccagctctgcctctcacaTCGAGCAGTCACTGAAGCTGTTGAACAGTTTGTTCAGCAGCTATTTTGGCAGTTGTTATGCTGCATGGACTGAAGTCCTTTGGTTAGATGTAGCAAAGCAAATCGAATCCTTtctgctggaggaggctgttCAAGCACAGCCCGTGCTGGCCAATCTTTTGCTTAACGTGGCACG gTCACCTGTGTTTTGTGGCTCTGAAGGCAGCTTTTGGGCATTAATAACTTCTGCTCTGGAACACTTAACCCCAGTACAAGCAGGTCCTCTGGCAGTGGGACTTCTGAAGCTCTGCAAATG CCCACAAGATGTCAGGATTCAGGCACTGACTGTTCTGCTTCAGCCAATGGACTGTATTTTGAGAGCAGCCTCCCAGCCTCTGGAATACGCAGGTACAGTTGTGACAGAAAAGTTAGAGGCCTGCTTGCCAGTGTTTCAAGTGTCTGGTGCAGacaaaactggaggaaaaagagTAGGAGAAGTCAAGGAGGGTAGCAGTGTTTGTG GTTTGCTGGATGAGTCTGTTAGTGATCCTGTCACTGTTGAAAGTCTTCTGTCCTCCAAGACATCTTGTGCTGGTCTCCTGTGTCAGACCCTtgctcacctggagaagctgctgtctCTG AAACATTTAAGAGTGGATTTACCCTGTGCGTCCTTGCTGCGCTCTCTCATGACAATTTTACAGTTCTGCAATGGCTTCTTGAGCCCAGCTTCTCCTCTGGGAAGAACAATAAGCCAGAATTTGATCAATTGCTTCAGAGTGCAAAAGTCAGCTCTTGATGTCCTTGCAGCACTCTCAGAGAAGAAAG acTGTGACACCCTCATAGGAAGTCTATTTGATGTTCTTCTGGCATATCTGCACAGTCCAAACACCAGCCCTACG GTTCTAAAGAAAACCTTTCAAGCTACATCCAAGTGGTTGGTGCACTTGCAGGAACTGTCCTGCTCCAACAGTCAGTGGCAACAAACTGAGAAGATTTTGGAAG ATGTGTTTCTGGTGCTGCAGAAGCATTTATGCAGTCCTTGCTGGGAAGTAAGAGATTCTTCCCTGGAATTCCTCACTGCCATTGTTAAATGCTTGAGAG ACCAGAAGGAGTTCAAGCAGTGTCTCCTGTCCCCAGAGGTGCTGAGGCTCACAGAAAACCTGCTGGAGGATCCAGAGAGCTACGTGCGAGCGAGTGCTGTGACTGCGGTGGGACACCTGGCCTTCATTACTTGCTTTGCTCCAGAGTCACCTGCCACAGGCAATCTGTATAACAAAGAG AACACTGTAGCAAAGCTTCAGGAAATCTTGTCAACAGACTCAGAGGGCTTTCCTAGGAGGGCTGTGATCAGCATCTTCACCACGTGGCTGAGAGAAGGCTGCACGGGTCAGCCTGAGGATACAGAGCAGTTTGTCTCTAGAGTCATCCAGACCGTGGAGCATGACTTAGACTGGGAAGTCAGACTTGGTGGTTTGGAACTGGTTGAAGTTTTCTGTAGTCAGACCATTTGCCAGCTTTCCCAATGTCCCTATGCTCCTGTCTCCTCTGCAGTCACAAGTTCCACCCCTCAGaatgagctgctgcaggtgtttTGTCGAGCAaagctgtttgggtttttgtttcgATCTTTGTGTGACTGTGACAAACCCGTGGGGCAGAGAGCCTGTGATGTGCTGATTGGCTTAAGAGGTCATTTCTACCCCACGAGTACTTTGGAGAATCCACAAGAGATTGAAGATTCACCTGCAGGACGTGGCATTGCCTGGTTACAGAGGACACTAAGACAGGGTTCTCTGGCCCAGAACTTCCCCACGGATGGTGGTGATGGGGTGGATTTCCAAGATCCAGGGAGCATGATGTTAGCTTTGGGTGCAATAGACTTACTGGAGCTACATGATGAGCTAAATAAAAGTAGTGACCATGTGGAAGAAAGCCCTCAGTCTCTCTTACAGGACATCCTTGCTACTGTGGGGACCATAGAGGATAATGAAGTTGACTGTTACTGA
- the BRAT1 gene encoding BRCA1-associated ATM activator 1 isoform X4: protein MSDPQSRFVARARRRFAMTRECAVLLPGVCAALADPRQPGLDDTCLEKLLDWFRSLTWFDPTVELLQDNPCLTELITSVLALPDPSPSILSFTLQLAGILASSESRFQHLQEKLLGRLFGQEGPRGGAAWEDASVRSGWVKGVHSMVHHQPALHFLCSTGGMDVIFALQGDPSLFVASAASQLLVHILTFSLESETLKALSAKDCDWPVCAQMIVKHIEESLQSSSASHIEQSLKLLNSLFSSYFGSCYAAWTEVLWLDVAKQIESFLLEEAVQAQPVLANLLLNVARSPVFCGSEGSFWALITSALEHLTPVQAGPLAVGLLKLCKCPQDVRIQALTVLLQPMDCILRAASQPLEYAGLLDESVSDPVTVESLLSSKTSCAGLLCQTLAHLEKLLSLKHLRVDLPCASLLRSLMTILQFCNGFLSPASPLGRTISQNLINCFRVQKSALDVLAALSEKKDCDTLIGSLFDVLLAYLHSPNTSPTVLKKTFQATSKWLVHLQELSCSNSQWQQTEKILEDVFLVLQKHLCSPCWEVRDSSLEFLTAIVKCLRDQKEFKQCLLSPEVLRLTENLLEDPESYVRASAVTAVGHLAFITCFAPESPATGNLYNKENTVAKLQEILSTDSEGFPRRAVISIFTTWLREGCTGQPEDTEQFVSRVIQTVEHDLDWEVRLGGLELVEVFCSQTICQLSQCPYAPVSSAVTSSTPQNELLQVFCRAKLFGFLFRSLCDCDKPVGQRACDVLIGLRGHFYPTSTLENPQEIEDSPAGRGIAWLQRTLRQGSLAQNFPTDGGDGVDFQDPGSMMLALGAIDLLELHDELNKSSDHVEESPQSLLQDILATVGTIEDNEVDCY from the exons ATGTCCGACCCCCAGTCCCGGTTCGTGGCCCGGGCTCGCCGCCGCTTCGCCATGACCCGCGAGTGCGCCGTGTTGCTGCCCGGCGTCTGCGCTGCCCTGGCCGACCCGCGGCAGCCCGGCCTCGACGACACCTGCCTGGAGAAACTGCTGGACTGGTTCCGCAGCCTGACGTGGTTCG ATCCgactgtggagctgctgcaggacaaCCCGTGTCTGACAGAGCTCATCACCTCCGTGCTGGCCTTGCCGGATCCCAGCCCCAGCATCCTGTCCTTTACCCTGCAGTTAGCTGGGATCCTCGCCTCTTCTGAAAGCCGCTTCCAGCACCTGCAG gagaagctgctggggaGGCTCTTTGGCCAGGAGGGGCCGCGGGGCGGTGCGGCGTGGGAGGACGCGTCGGTGCGCAGCGGCTGGGTGAAGGGTGTGCACAGCATGGTGCACCACCAGCCTGCCCTGCACTTCCTCTGCTCCACGG GAGGCATGGATGTGATCTTCGCTCTGCAAGGGGATCCCAGCCTGTTTGTGGCTTcagctgccagccagctcctggtgcACATCCTCACCTTCTCCCTAGAGtctgaaacactgaaagctCTCAGTGCAAAGGACTGTGACTGGCCAGTATGTGCCCAGATGATTGTAAAGCACATAGAAGAGTCACTTCagtccagctctgcctctcacaTCGAGCAGTCACTGAAGCTGTTGAACAGTTTGTTCAGCAGCTATTTTGGCAGTTGTTATGCTGCATGGACTGAAGTCCTTTGGTTAGATGTAGCAAAGCAAATCGAATCCTTtctgctggaggaggctgttCAAGCACAGCCCGTGCTGGCCAATCTTTTGCTTAACGTGGCACG gTCACCTGTGTTTTGTGGCTCTGAAGGCAGCTTTTGGGCATTAATAACTTCTGCTCTGGAACACTTAACCCCAGTACAAGCAGGTCCTCTGGCAGTGGGACTTCTGAAGCTCTGCAAATG CCCACAAGATGTCAGGATTCAGGCACTGACTGTTCTGCTTCAGCCAATGGACTGTATTTTGAGAGCAGCCTCCCAGCCTCTGGAATACGCAG GTTTGCTGGATGAGTCTGTTAGTGATCCTGTCACTGTTGAAAGTCTTCTGTCCTCCAAGACATCTTGTGCTGGTCTCCTGTGTCAGACCCTtgctcacctggagaagctgctgtctCTG AAACATTTAAGAGTGGATTTACCCTGTGCGTCCTTGCTGCGCTCTCTCATGACAATTTTACAGTTCTGCAATGGCTTCTTGAGCCCAGCTTCTCCTCTGGGAAGAACAATAAGCCAGAATTTGATCAATTGCTTCAGAGTGCAAAAGTCAGCTCTTGATGTCCTTGCAGCACTCTCAGAGAAGAAAG acTGTGACACCCTCATAGGAAGTCTATTTGATGTTCTTCTGGCATATCTGCACAGTCCAAACACCAGCCCTACG GTTCTAAAGAAAACCTTTCAAGCTACATCCAAGTGGTTGGTGCACTTGCAGGAACTGTCCTGCTCCAACAGTCAGTGGCAACAAACTGAGAAGATTTTGGAAG ATGTGTTTCTGGTGCTGCAGAAGCATTTATGCAGTCCTTGCTGGGAAGTAAGAGATTCTTCCCTGGAATTCCTCACTGCCATTGTTAAATGCTTGAGAG ACCAGAAGGAGTTCAAGCAGTGTCTCCTGTCCCCAGAGGTGCTGAGGCTCACAGAAAACCTGCTGGAGGATCCAGAGAGCTACGTGCGAGCGAGTGCTGTGACTGCGGTGGGACACCTGGCCTTCATTACTTGCTTTGCTCCAGAGTCACCTGCCACAGGCAATCTGTATAACAAAGAG AACACTGTAGCAAAGCTTCAGGAAATCTTGTCAACAGACTCAGAGGGCTTTCCTAGGAGGGCTGTGATCAGCATCTTCACCACGTGGCTGAGAGAAGGCTGCACGGGTCAGCCTGAGGATACAGAGCAGTTTGTCTCTAGAGTCATCCAGACCGTGGAGCATGACTTAGACTGGGAAGTCAGACTTGGTGGTTTGGAACTGGTTGAAGTTTTCTGTAGTCAGACCATTTGCCAGCTTTCCCAATGTCCCTATGCTCCTGTCTCCTCTGCAGTCACAAGTTCCACCCCTCAGaatgagctgctgcaggtgtttTGTCGAGCAaagctgtttgggtttttgtttcgATCTTTGTGTGACTGTGACAAACCCGTGGGGCAGAGAGCCTGTGATGTGCTGATTGGCTTAAGAGGTCATTTCTACCCCACGAGTACTTTGGAGAATCCACAAGAGATTGAAGATTCACCTGCAGGACGTGGCATTGCCTGGTTACAGAGGACACTAAGACAGGGTTCTCTGGCCCAGAACTTCCCCACGGATGGTGGTGATGGGGTGGATTTCCAAGATCCAGGGAGCATGATGTTAGCTTTGGGTGCAATAGACTTACTGGAGCTACATGATGAGCTAAATAAAAGTAGTGACCATGTGGAAGAAAGCCCTCAGTCTCTCTTACAGGACATCCTTGCTACTGTGGGGACCATAGAGGATAATGAAGTTGACTGTTACTGA
- the BRAT1 gene encoding BRCA1-associated ATM activator 1 isoform X2, whose product MSDPQSRFVARARRRFAMTRECAVLLPGVCAALADPRQPGLDDTCLEKLLDWFRSLTWFDPTVELLQDNPCLTELITSVLALPDPSPSILSFTLQLAGILASSESRFQHLQEKLLGRLFGQEGPRGGAAWEDASVRSGWVKGVHSMVHHQPALHFLCSTGGMDVIFALQGDPSLFVASAASQLLVHILTFSLESETLKALSAKDCDWPVCAQMIVKHIEESLQSSSASHIEQSLKLLNSLFSSYFGSCYAAWTEVLWLDVAKQIESFLLEEAVQAQPVLANLLLNVARSPVFCGSEGSFWALITSALEHLTPVQAGPLAVGLLKLCKCPQDVRIQALTVLLQPMDCILRAASQPLEYAGTVVTEKLEACLPVFQVSGADKTGGKRVGEVKEGSSVCGLLDESVSDPVTVESLLSSKTSCAGLLCQTLAHLEKLLSLKHLRVDLPCASLLRSLMTILQFCNGFLSPASPLGRTISQNLINCFRVQKSALDVLAALSEKKDCDTLIGSLFDVLLAYLHSPNTSPTVLKKTFQATSKWLVHLQELSCSNSQWQQTEKILEDVFLVLQKHLCSPCWEVRDSSLEFLTAIVKCLREVLRLTENLLEDPESYVRASAVTAVGHLAFITCFAPESPATGNLYNKENTVAKLQEILSTDSEGFPRRAVISIFTTWLREGCTGQPEDTEQFVSRVIQTVEHDLDWEVRLGGLELVEVFCSQTICQLSQCPYAPVSSAVTSSTPQNELLQVFCRAKLFGFLFRSLCDCDKPVGQRACDVLIGLRGHFYPTSTLENPQEIEDSPAGRGIAWLQRTLRQGSLAQNFPTDGGDGVDFQDPGSMMLALGAIDLLELHDELNKSSDHVEESPQSLLQDILATVGTIEDNEVDCY is encoded by the exons ATGTCCGACCCCCAGTCCCGGTTCGTGGCCCGGGCTCGCCGCCGCTTCGCCATGACCCGCGAGTGCGCCGTGTTGCTGCCCGGCGTCTGCGCTGCCCTGGCCGACCCGCGGCAGCCCGGCCTCGACGACACCTGCCTGGAGAAACTGCTGGACTGGTTCCGCAGCCTGACGTGGTTCG ATCCgactgtggagctgctgcaggacaaCCCGTGTCTGACAGAGCTCATCACCTCCGTGCTGGCCTTGCCGGATCCCAGCCCCAGCATCCTGTCCTTTACCCTGCAGTTAGCTGGGATCCTCGCCTCTTCTGAAAGCCGCTTCCAGCACCTGCAG gagaagctgctggggaGGCTCTTTGGCCAGGAGGGGCCGCGGGGCGGTGCGGCGTGGGAGGACGCGTCGGTGCGCAGCGGCTGGGTGAAGGGTGTGCACAGCATGGTGCACCACCAGCCTGCCCTGCACTTCCTCTGCTCCACGG GAGGCATGGATGTGATCTTCGCTCTGCAAGGGGATCCCAGCCTGTTTGTGGCTTcagctgccagccagctcctggtgcACATCCTCACCTTCTCCCTAGAGtctgaaacactgaaagctCTCAGTGCAAAGGACTGTGACTGGCCAGTATGTGCCCAGATGATTGTAAAGCACATAGAAGAGTCACTTCagtccagctctgcctctcacaTCGAGCAGTCACTGAAGCTGTTGAACAGTTTGTTCAGCAGCTATTTTGGCAGTTGTTATGCTGCATGGACTGAAGTCCTTTGGTTAGATGTAGCAAAGCAAATCGAATCCTTtctgctggaggaggctgttCAAGCACAGCCCGTGCTGGCCAATCTTTTGCTTAACGTGGCACG gTCACCTGTGTTTTGTGGCTCTGAAGGCAGCTTTTGGGCATTAATAACTTCTGCTCTGGAACACTTAACCCCAGTACAAGCAGGTCCTCTGGCAGTGGGACTTCTGAAGCTCTGCAAATG CCCACAAGATGTCAGGATTCAGGCACTGACTGTTCTGCTTCAGCCAATGGACTGTATTTTGAGAGCAGCCTCCCAGCCTCTGGAATACGCAGGTACAGTTGTGACAGAAAAGTTAGAGGCCTGCTTGCCAGTGTTTCAAGTGTCTGGTGCAGacaaaactggaggaaaaagagTAGGAGAAGTCAAGGAGGGTAGCAGTGTTTGTG GTTTGCTGGATGAGTCTGTTAGTGATCCTGTCACTGTTGAAAGTCTTCTGTCCTCCAAGACATCTTGTGCTGGTCTCCTGTGTCAGACCCTtgctcacctggagaagctgctgtctCTG AAACATTTAAGAGTGGATTTACCCTGTGCGTCCTTGCTGCGCTCTCTCATGACAATTTTACAGTTCTGCAATGGCTTCTTGAGCCCAGCTTCTCCTCTGGGAAGAACAATAAGCCAGAATTTGATCAATTGCTTCAGAGTGCAAAAGTCAGCTCTTGATGTCCTTGCAGCACTCTCAGAGAAGAAAG acTGTGACACCCTCATAGGAAGTCTATTTGATGTTCTTCTGGCATATCTGCACAGTCCAAACACCAGCCCTACG GTTCTAAAGAAAACCTTTCAAGCTACATCCAAGTGGTTGGTGCACTTGCAGGAACTGTCCTGCTCCAACAGTCAGTGGCAACAAACTGAGAAGATTTTGGAAG ATGTGTTTCTGGTGCTGCAGAAGCATTTATGCAGTCCTTGCTGGGAAGTAAGAGATTCTTCCCTGGAATTCCTCACTGCCATTGTTAAATGCTTGAGAG AGGTGCTGAGGCTCACAGAAAACCTGCTGGAGGATCCAGAGAGCTACGTGCGAGCGAGTGCTGTGACTGCGGTGGGACACCTGGCCTTCATTACTTGCTTTGCTCCAGAGTCACCTGCCACAGGCAATCTGTATAACAAAGAG AACACTGTAGCAAAGCTTCAGGAAATCTTGTCAACAGACTCAGAGGGCTTTCCTAGGAGGGCTGTGATCAGCATCTTCACCACGTGGCTGAGAGAAGGCTGCACGGGTCAGCCTGAGGATACAGAGCAGTTTGTCTCTAGAGTCATCCAGACCGTGGAGCATGACTTAGACTGGGAAGTCAGACTTGGTGGTTTGGAACTGGTTGAAGTTTTCTGTAGTCAGACCATTTGCCAGCTTTCCCAATGTCCCTATGCTCCTGTCTCCTCTGCAGTCACAAGTTCCACCCCTCAGaatgagctgctgcaggtgtttTGTCGAGCAaagctgtttgggtttttgtttcgATCTTTGTGTGACTGTGACAAACCCGTGGGGCAGAGAGCCTGTGATGTGCTGATTGGCTTAAGAGGTCATTTCTACCCCACGAGTACTTTGGAGAATCCACAAGAGATTGAAGATTCACCTGCAGGACGTGGCATTGCCTGGTTACAGAGGACACTAAGACAGGGTTCTCTGGCCCAGAACTTCCCCACGGATGGTGGTGATGGGGTGGATTTCCAAGATCCAGGGAGCATGATGTTAGCTTTGGGTGCAATAGACTTACTGGAGCTACATGATGAGCTAAATAAAAGTAGTGACCATGTGGAAGAAAGCCCTCAGTCTCTCTTACAGGACATCCTTGCTACTGTGGGGACCATAGAGGATAATGAAGTTGACTGTTACTGA